A window from Megalops cyprinoides isolate fMegCyp1 chromosome 8, fMegCyp1.pri, whole genome shotgun sequence encodes these proteins:
- the LOC118782394 gene encoding protein BANP has translation MMSEQDLVEMVQIAVEDLNQEDHPAVLDADDKPDRKRPRLEISSQDGSLKSLLYSITQTICQRLDGIETKLQALEEKLDMVMNKNQGPIQVPMVAGSPLGATQTWNKVRCVVPETNVIVSSDRPKGAGPEEINTRGAESLENLLSNTTSGRRQNTILVKVPIPEESQEEVESGSEASDSVSNSGQAAGQSSNNVTVITLNSEEDYPGGTWLGDENNVEMRVRCPVSPADMLHISTNCRTAEKMALTLLDYLFHREVQAVSNLSGQGKHGKRQLDPLMIYGIRCHLFYKFGITESDWYRIKQSIDSKCRTAWRRKQRGQSLAVKSFSRRTPASQTSEGASAAETSPTESSTPQTLHYTLANSQQLQIHRIGEDGQVQVIPQGHLHITQVPQGEQVQITQDSEGNLQIHQVHVGQDGQVLRGAQLIAVASTDPGTSGVEGSPLQASDIQVQYVQLAPVTEHAAAVQGTEPIPAQLQTDLEVKHEAIQVQQAENGEVVQLQMPVNTVGT, from the exons ATGATGTCAGAGCAGGACCTGGTGGAGATGGTGCAGATTGCAGTGGAAGATTTGAACCAAGAAGACCACCCTG CTGTTTTAGATGCTGATGATAAACCAGACCGGAAACGGCCGCGACTGGAGATCAGCAGCCAGGATGGATCGCTCAAG tCCCTGCTATACTCCATCACTCAGACCATCTGCCAGCGCCTGGACGGCATTGAGACCAAGCTTCAGGCGCTGGAGGAGAAACTGGACATGGTCATGAATAAGAATCAGGGTCCCATTCAGGTGCCTATGGTGGCTGGGTCTCCACTGGGGGCCACACAGACCTGGAACAAAGTTCGCTG CGTTGTCCCTGAGACAAATGTGATTGTGAGCAGTGACCGGCCCAAAGGGGCGGGGCCAGAGGAGATTAATACCCGTGGGGCGGAGTCATTGGAGAATCTTCTTAGCAA CACAACAAGTGGACGGAGACAGAACACCATCCTGGTGAAGGTTCCGATTCCGGAGGAGAgtcaggaggaggtggagagtgGCTCAGAAGCCAGTGACTCGGTGTCCAATAGCGGCCAGGCTGCTGGCCAGAGCTCCAACAATGTCACTGTCATCACCCTCAACTCCGAAG AGGACTACCCAGGAGGCACCTGGCTAGGCGATGAGAACAATGTGGAGATGCGTGTGAGGTGCCCGGTTTCGCCGGCTGACATGTTGCACATTAGCACCAACTGCCgcacagcagagaaaatggcGCTCACCCTGCTAGACTACCTGTTCCACCGCGAAGTTCAGGCAGTCTCCAACCTCTCCGGCCAGGGAAAACATGGCAAGAGACAGCTTGACCCACTCATGATCTATGGCATTCGCT GTCACTTGTTCTATAAGTTTGGCATCACTGAGTCTGACTGGTATCGCATCAAGCAGAGCATAGACTCTAAATGTCGCACTGCATGGCGTCGCAAACAGCGCGGCCAGAGCCTGGCTGTCAAGAGTTTCTCCCGCCGGACCCCTGCCTCTCAGACCTCAG AGGGGGCTAGTGCAGCAGAGACATCCCCTACAGAGAGCTCCACGCCACAGACCTTGCACTACACTCTGGCCAACAGCCAGCAGCTACAGATCCATCGCATTGGGGAGGATGGGCAGGTACAGGTG ATTCCTCAGGGACACCTGCACATTACCCAGGTCCCCCAGGGGGAGCAGGTACAAATCACACAGGACAGTGAG gGGAATCTGCAGATCCACCAAGTTCATGTTGGGCAGGATGGACAG GTCCTCCGGGGAGCTCAGCTGATTGCGGTGGCGTCAACGGATCCAGGGACTTCGGGTGTAGAGGGCTCACCACTGCAGGCTAGTGACATCCAGGTGCAGTATGTCCAGCTGGCCCCCGTCACAGaacatgctgctgctgtgcag